The genomic region CACTGCTCGCGCAGATAGGTCAGTGCCTTTCCGAGCAAACTTTTTGGTACGACGCCGGGCGACTCCGCGAGGGCTAAAGCGTAGATGGCGTCGAGTATGCGCGTGCTGTATCGACGTCGCAGTCGCTGTCGTCGCTCAGCTGCCCATTTCTTAGAGCGGGCCTCCGCAGTGAACAGCTTGCCGATCAGCGTGATGAAGCGTGTCGCGAGCAGATCGGGCGAACGCGCGGCTTTCGGCACGTTCTCCTCCGCTTTGATGAAGTACCGTCTTAGGTGTGCCCAACACCCGAGGTGCACGAGGTCGTAGCGTTGAGCGATGTCGTTGTAGGGCTCGTAGCCATCAGTCATCAGAACGGCGCCCTTGCGGATCCCCGTGAACAGCTTGTCGGCCAGCTTGGCACCGCGTCCGGGCGTATAGCTGAAGCAGCGGATGGGGATGCCTGAATTGGTCATCTGCGCCCAGAGGTAGCTCTTCGTTTGCGGCTTGCGCCCTTTCTCTTTCAGTACCTGGAACGTCGTCTCGTCACAGTAGATCAGTTCGGCATCAAGCAACGCATCGCGCATGAGGTTGATCACGGGCTGGGTCGCGAGGCCAACGCGAACCATGCTGGCGGCGATCGTGTTCGACGAGATGTCTCCGCCGAAGCGACACAGCAAACCGGCCTGGCGATAGAGCGGCACGCCGAACTGATATTTGCCGGTGGCGATCCATGCGAGCGCCGCTTCGCTCAACAGTCCGCGCGCGATGATGCGCGGCGGCGCTGGAGTGACCTTGATGCCGAGATCGCAGCACGGACACGCATATTTAACGCGCTGGTGTTGGATCACTCGAAGCTGCTCGGGGATCACATCGAGCTGCTCGCTGATCTCCGCGCCGATCTCGACGAGCGCTTGTCCATCGTTCGTGCAAAAGCGTTCGGCTTCGGGCAGTTCGTGCCGCACGACCTCGCGCGGTAGATTGGGATCAAGCGGCTTGCGGTGACCGCGCTTCTTGCGCTTGTGCGCGCCAACCGTCGTCTCCGGCGTGTCTTCTTGAGCAGGCGCGCTGTTCGCGCCGAGCACCTCGGCTTCGTTGAACAAGCCAAGTTGATCAGAATCTCGTGCCTCGCTCTTGGCGCCGAACAGTTCGCGACGGTAGGCTCGGAGTCGCTCCTCAGCAAGATCGCGCTCTGCGGTCATAAGCCGCAAGGCGCCGCGTAAGGCCTCCTGTTCTTCTCGCAATGCACGAGCAGCATCGCGCTCGGCGAGCAACGCCTTCAATTCCTCGGCGGTGATCGTGACATTGATCGGCATGGCCGGTTAGACCGGCGCACGGCCTCACTGTTCAGCTCACGCGGCGATATTCCTGCTTCGGATGCCGTCGTATCGCGGTGATGTCATCGCCATCGAGCAACGCGTGCAACACGTTGCTCGTCATCGTCACGATCTCAGCCTTGTTGTCTGGCCAGATGAAGTGGCTGCTCTCCAATCGTTTTATAAAAAGCCAGAAACCACTGCCGTCCCAGCCAAGTATCTTTATCCGGTCACGACGTCGGTTTCCGAAGATGTAAAGCGACGTGTCCATCGGATTTAGGCGCATCGACTGCTCGACGAGAATCGACAGACTGTTCATGCCGTAGCGGAAGTCGACAGGATCGCGGTGCAGGTAGACCTTCAGATTATCGTCGAACCGGAACACGGCATCCTCCCGAGCATCTGGACCACGGTGGTCAGCTCGTCGATGGTCGCCTCTGCGATGTCGAACTCAACACCGTTAGGCAAACGTATGTGCAAGGCAACCGTGATCGATGGTGTGCGCGCGGACACCGCTCGTTCAACCGTCACAGCCCCCTGAACGACCGGTACAAATGGTGATGGCACGTCGGTCGCGTCAGTCCGCAAGGCAGGCGGCGTGACATCAAGCGATGCCCTGTCTGCTGGTCTCAGTTCCTTATCCGCCGAATTCCGCGCCGCATGTGTCTTCTGATAGCGCGTGATCCACTCGCGCAACAGATTCGGGTTCAAGCCGTATTGCATCGCCGTCCGGGCTATCGAAACGCCGGACGTCATGCACAACTGGACCAGTTCCTCGCGGGCTTGCGGATCGTATTCCCGGCGACCATCCCGTTTCGCGCCGACTACCAGACGGCTACGCAAGTCTCGATCTTCTGTCATGTACTCTCATCCCAGCTGTCCACGTGGACAGGTAGCATCAGAGAATCACTCGTCCATTGCTAGGGCGTCCCTTAAGGACCGCATACAAGTAGTGCATCAATGTCCGCACTGTCCGTGAAAAGCTGGTCAGCGAGCCCATCGGTATCGAGCACGCCCGCTTCCGCTGCAGCTGCCAGGCTGTCGAAGAACCAGTTCAGGACAGGGGCACCGGGTTTTTGCGTGAGTGCCTCTACGCTAATCGGCGTCAACGTCTTCGAGACGTGATTCCAGCCGCCAAACTCGATAAGCGCGCTCGCGGCACGCTGACCTTCTTCGTTCTCGAACATCAGCGGCGTAGGACGCGCTGCGTAAGCTTCAATCTTTGCCATCAAATCCTCGTAGGTTGTGCCACAGGGCTCTCACCCGGGTCGGCGTCAAAGCGCCGGCACGCTGGATAACGTCAAACCTTACGAATTCTTGAGCACAAAAAAAGGGGAGCGAATGCGTGTGCTGTATTTTTCCGCGAAAGTACAGTACAGCTACCACGCAAGTAGAACGCGTAGCCGCTCAATGAGCCACTGCAGCTCTTCAGGCGACACCCAGGCTTTGCCGGCAACTGCACGGCGAACGCGCCCAAGTGTCTCTTCTTGAGCGTGCCCGGGGTGCTTCTCAGCGTCAGCGCGCGCTTTGGGCAGCAACTGATGCGCGAGGTCTTCGCAAATCTCGTAGCGCTCCGCACGCTCTTCAGCTGACTGAAGGATGTATCGGCCGCGGGAAATCACTACACCCACCTTTGTTTGCACGCCCGGCACCGTTGCTGGCATGTGCTCGTGTGGGAAGTCGTCAGGCACTGGCAGCATCAGCGGTCTCAAGGACTGACCGGGCGATAGTCACAACGTCGTCGCCGATGACGAAAGCCACGGGTGGCAGGTCGATGCGATGCTGCGTGCTATGCACGCTGGCGTAAGCAAGCCCGTTTCTGCACTCAACAGCGACGTGCAGAGATGCCCGCACTTGCGACTCCGCTGGTCCTTCCAGTCGCACCTCGTGCACATAAATCGTAAAGAGGCTAGAAACTGGAAAAGGCCCTCTCGGGTCGGGCCGATTCAGCGCACTGCGCGCACTCCGCCAACGCGGCTCTCCGTACGAGAGCGTCGTGCCCTCGCACACAACCTGCACGCTGTCGCCGGTGCCGTCGCCCAAACAAACTAAGGCATTTGTTTGCAGCGGTCCCTCGACGCGATACGCGTGCTCACTGTCGCCCGCTCGGGACGGCCGGACGCTACGCAGCTTTTCTCTGTATGCAAGAACGCTGTCGCGGTCCAGTGCGAGGTCGCTGACCGCAAGCAAGCGGAGTACATCGGCTTCGGTAATGTGCAAGACGGCCGCCGCCTCTGCTTCTGTAAAGTCAGTCATCGCCGTTGCTCGCGTGCACACGCAAAGCGAGGGCGACGGCCGCATCCGGACGCATCGGCAGCGGGTCGCGCGGCGCTACATGTACCGCCCATCCGCACAACTCGCGCACCTTGTACTTGTCAGCATCGGACAGATGCATAGTAAGCAGCGCGGCGTCGACGACCGCTTCCGCAGCCCCCTGCAGTGCGGTCATCCTCCTGCAGCATTCAAACACAGCGTCGAACGCGGCCTGCACACGCGTAGAGTTGGTATTCGCTTCAGCGCGCGCATCCCGAATCAATGCTTCATATGTCATTGCTGGAAAGCCTCCCGCACTATCTGTTCGCAACGAGCAATAACGCTGTCGGGCAGCTTCGCGAACCAGTCCCAGCTGCGCCGCTCTGACGCCGGCAGCTTGAAGTCGTTCGTAGCGATTCTGCGGACGAGAGCCGCAGCGACGAACTGTGGAATATCGAACTCCATGTCAATGCGTCGCATCGCAAGGTACCACCCTGTTCCACCCATATAGCTCCCGATGCCAATGCGCTCAACGCGGCGCGTTAATTGCACTTTTCCCATGGTAGCATAGTCGCACTTTGTTCGATGAAACAGGGGTTTTCCCACCCTTAATTGCATCATGCAACTAAGGTCAGAACTTATCGACAACATATCCACATTTATTTGAAACAAAAGAGGTTCGTTTGATGAGAAGATTTGGCGCAAGGGTCGTCGTGCAGGTTGGCGACACTAAACCGTTCATGTTGCACGAGTGCGCACCCCTGATTCAGCAAGATTCCGCGCGCGCGGAAGACCGGAAATTCGCCCGGAACCTTGTTAGCCTTAATCTGCATCAGTGCAGCAGCTGCTATGACCTGCTTTTCCGCATGTACAACCAACGCGTAGCGGAGGAGTGGGAAGCCAAGCGCTACTGTCCTACGCCCGAAATGGAGTTTCTGTGCGAACTTTTTCAGGTTTGTCTTAAGTATTCGAAGGCAACGCTATATATCGAGGCGTTGACCGGTGACGACTGAAGCGAGAATCAAGCGTTCCATAGCGTTGCGCGACGGCACTGTAGTGCTGCGCTCGGATGTCGCTAATCTTGGTAGCCCCGCTCAAGTCTCCCGAGTGCTCGCACGGCTTGTGGCTAACGGTGCGCTCGTGCGCGTGAGCCTGGGCGTGTATGCGAAAACGCGACTGAACAAATTCACGGGAAAACTGGCACCGGCTGCGCCATTTGAGTCCATAGCCGCCGAGACGTTTCAGCGCTTGGGCATTGCAGTTATGCCGGGCCGCCTCGCACGCGAATACAACGAGGGAAAGACAACGCAGATTCCTGTCGATGGTGCGGTGAGCACCGGAGCGCGACGCATAACCCGAAAGATTACGGTAGGTCGCAAGTCCGTCAAGTACGAGCGGTGACCAGCCTGTTTTCAACGTTGAAAACTGTAATGCGCCTCATCCGGTACGACACCTTTCGACGTCGAAACTCGTCACTCAGGGCACGCTGAAACACCGCGCTTACCTGCGGCGTACCGCCCAGTTCGGTTGACGCATAGCCGGTTGACAACAGCAATGCGAGCAGCCAGCCGAAGGGCTGCTCAGGCCCGTGCTACACGGCTCTCCCATCTTTTCATGCACATGGATAAAGGTGTCGCCCTAGACATCTGCATGAAAATCCCCGCCAAACGCTCCGCCCGCGCCGCTAGCCGCGTTGCTGAATCCACGCCCGAGTCGCTTTTTGTCGACAAGGCGCCGCCAGCGCCCTCTGCTGCGCAGCCCGCCACGCACTTCATCGCCTACCGTGGCCTCGGTTTGCTGCCAAACGCTCCACTCATCGCCGTGTACTCGACGGCACCGTTCGAGCCGCTTCTTGCCGACAACGAAGCCGCTGCTGCGTCGAGCAGCTACAGCGGCGAGCACCTCTTTGTCGCCAGCGTCACGTCATCAGAGCGCGTTACTGCCTACAAAGACCTTGAGGGCAAGGAAGGCGCTGCGGTCATGTCGCAGCTGCTGGCGCTGAGCGCGCCGCATTCGCACTGGTTCCTAGTGCCGGTGCACGGCTTTGATAGCAGCCCGCTTGCCACCATGGACCATCTGCGCGCGCGCGCCACGTATGTCGCCCAGGGCGACCGGCGCCTCCGCGAGCTGCTCGCAAGCGATGCTATCGAAGAAGTCTGAGTCGACCGTTTAGAGTATTCACTCTAAATATTTTGTGAGCAAGCCCCCTGCATTGCGCCCAATGAGGCGCATTACGCAGGGGCTGTTTTCATGGGGTGCTTATACGTCGTATACAGCCCTCAGGGAGCTGTCCTTAAAACTCTCTTTCAGTGAGACACACCATGAAACGCTTTCACTACTTCGCCGGCTCGCTTGCGTGCGGTCCCTTCAAATCCGTTCGTGTTGGATTCCGCAAAAATGGCGAGGCCGAATATGAGCTAAAGGTCGGTCAAGAACGATTCGAAATCTCCGCGGATGACTACAAAGACCTCTACAACGCTTATCTGTACGACAACCTCGGCTTCGCGATGGGTATGTACGCGCGTCTGTCGCGACCCAACTGATTGAAAGCAGCATGCGGGGCTGGCCAATGCCGCCTGCCCCGCCTTTGACAACAACAGAAATATTGGACAGCAAATGACCTTCAAAGAAACCTACACGGGCGCCGACATCCTCTCGATTGTGCGCACTCACTATGCAAACAGCGATGCAGCTGACGAAGACTTGACAGCAGAACAAGTGGTTGCAAGCGGCAAGTGCTATGGCGACACGGCGATGGACATTTTGCTTTGCTTGCTGGCGAGCGAAAAGCACGACACGGAGTACGGCACGCTCGAAGAATGCTGCGATGAGTTGGCTCGCTACCCGCTGGACAAAGAAACACATACGCAATTGGGCGTTCGAGTTCGCGAATACGAGTCTGGCGCGCGGGAAGTCAGCTGGGGCTTCGGCGACGACTACGTTCATATTCACGGCATCCGCGACTTGCTCGAGCACGCTCAACTGCAGGAAGACACGATGCCCATCTGGTTCGATGATGAGTGGGTCGAGGTCTGGGACTATGACGCTAGCCTCGCTTACGGAGGCAGGTGGGTCACGAAAGCAAGCATCGAAGCGCGCGACAACGACTAACACGCAATGACACCAGGGCCGGCGATGCCGGCCCCTTGATAACAACACAAACACTGACTGCACGGAGACGCTTATGTCCCTCTTCGCTCGCCCCCTGCTTACCCGCCCCCTCCTTGTGACCAAGAACGTTCGCGACGCCTCGATGGCGGCACGTGCCGCCGGCCTCGAACTCTTCCGCTCTGGCGGTAGTGGACGCCTTACATTGCTCCTAATGAGCCGCTGTTACACCGTCGTCCCGTGCGAAGCTAGGGTTTTGGCCACGACGACCTCTTAGGGAATTGGACCCGCTCGAGCAGTTCTTGCAGCATTGCAGCGGCGCCCATCACCACGGATTTTGGCGCGGTGCCTATCCGTCGCTCGAGTTTCGCCACATATTAGCGCCGCGCCTGATGCGCCGGGGGAAGGCTATCAGCCCGACGACCCTTTGGGCACGAGGAGGCTGCTGTGACGCTCGCCAAGTGGGCTACCCTCCAAGCCTCTGCACAAAGACGACCTGCCCGACTAACGCGCGCCGCTCGACGCTGCCGCACGGCTGCTCGCAACCGTCGCGCCGGAAGTCGTCGTCGACTGACTCGACCCTGCATATAAGTCGAAATCCGCGCCCTAGACGAGAGAGCCAATAACAAGTCTCTCACCTTGTCGAGAACAACTGTCGTAACCCTCTAGGCGTTTTTTCATCTGTTGCGGCGGTATGGGTAAGCGTCCAGCAGACCTTCTCGGTGCTCGTCGGACATGCCTGCTTGCAGTTCGTCGAACCACTCAATCAGCTCGTCCCAGTTGTTCAGGCTGAAAACACGGGTGTTGTACCGGGCCGCAAGATTGACTTCCGGGCGTGATACCAATTCGGCCATCGGCTTGTCCATGATGAACGCATCAACGTACGGTGCGTACGTGGAGATGTGTTTGATATCAAAATACACGCCAGACAGCCTGTTCAGTGTCCGGTCGCGGCGCTGGTACGAGCCCGCCTTCACTTGTGCCTTCAAGGTTGCCCACATGTGCGACGTAAGCCATTGCGTCGGCACAGAGCGGAAGTGCTCGGACATCAGGAAGCTGACACATTGCTGCACCCGTTCCTCGGGCGACATCTCCTCTGGCATCGAACACATGCAGCCCTGCATGTATTGCGACATT from Caballeronia sp. Lep1P3 harbors:
- a CDS encoding IS66 family transposase → MPINVTITAEELKALLAERDAARALREEQEALRGALRLMTAERDLAEERLRAYRRELFGAKSEARDSDQLGLFNEAEVLGANSAPAQEDTPETTVGAHKRKKRGHRKPLDPNLPREVVRHELPEAERFCTNDGQALVEIGAEISEQLDVIPEQLRVIQHQRVKYACPCCDLGIKVTPAPPRIIARGLLSEAALAWIATGKYQFGVPLYRQAGLLCRFGGDISSNTIAASMVRVGLATQPVINLMRDALLDAELIYCDETTFQVLKEKGRKPQTKSYLWAQMTNSGIPIRCFSYTPGRGAKLADKLFTGIRKGAVLMTDGYEPYNDIAQRYDLVHLGCWAHLRRYFIKAEENVPKAARSPDLLATRFITLIGKLFTAEARSKKWAAERRQRLRRRYSTRILDAIYALALAESPGVVPKSLLGKALTYLREQWPKLIRYVENGTWAISNNPCENAIRPFVVGRRSWLFSDTVAGANASANLYSLIETCKAGGIDPYRYLHWLFQRLPLARTVDDYDALLPWKMPADLR
- the tnpB gene encoding IS66 family insertion sequence element accessory protein TnpB (TnpB, as the term is used for proteins encoded by IS66 family insertion elements, is considered an accessory protein, since TnpC, encoded by a neighboring gene, is a DDE family transposase.) encodes the protein MFRFDDNLKVYLHRDPVDFRYGMNSLSILVEQSMRLNPMDTSLYIFGNRRRDRIKILGWDGSGFWLFIKRLESSHFIWPDNKAEIVTMTSNVLHALLDGDDITAIRRHPKQEYRRVS
- a CDS encoding transposase; translation: MTEDRDLRSRLVVGAKRDGRREYDPQAREELVQLCMTSGVSIARTAMQYGLNPNLLREWITRYQKTHAARNSADKELRPADRASLDVTPPALRTDATDVPSPFVPVVQGAVTVERAVSARTPSITVALHIRLPNGVEFDIAEATIDELTTVVQMLGRMPCSGSTII
- a CDS encoding DUF6088 family protein → MTTEARIKRSIALRDGTVVLRSDVANLGSPAQVSRVLARLVANGALVRVSLGVYAKTRLNKFTGKLAPAAPFESIAAETFQRLGIAVMPGRLAREYNEGKTTQIPVDGAVSTGARRITRKITVGRKSVKYER